The following are encoded together in the Streptomyces sp. NBC_01465 genome:
- a CDS encoding PHP domain-containing protein — protein sequence MRIDLHTHSRASDGTDTPAELVRNAAAAGLDVVALTDHDTTRGHAESIAALPAGLTLVTGAEISCRVDGIGMHLLAYLFDPDEPEFLRERELVRDDRVPRAQSMVRKLQELGVPITWEQVARIAGDASLGRPHIATALVELGVVDTVSDAFTTEWLADGGRAYAAKHELDPFKAIRLVKQAGGVAVFAHPQAVKRGKVVPESTIGDLAAHGLDGIEVDHMDHDAPTRTRLRSLAGDLGLLTTGSSDYHGSRKSVELGEYTTDPEVYGEITRRATGAFPVPGAGGR from the coding sequence GTGCGCATCGACCTGCACACCCACTCCCGGGCCTCGGACGGTACGGACACCCCGGCCGAGCTCGTCCGTAACGCGGCCGCCGCCGGACTCGACGTCGTGGCGCTCACCGACCACGACACCACCCGCGGCCACGCCGAATCGATCGCCGCCCTCCCCGCGGGACTGACGCTCGTCACCGGCGCCGAGATCTCCTGCCGTGTCGACGGCATCGGCATGCACCTCCTCGCGTACCTCTTCGACCCCGACGAGCCGGAGTTCCTCCGCGAGCGCGAACTGGTCCGCGACGACCGGGTGCCGCGCGCGCAGTCGATGGTCCGCAAGCTCCAGGAGCTGGGCGTGCCCATCACCTGGGAGCAGGTCGCGCGCATCGCGGGCGACGCCTCGCTCGGCCGCCCGCACATCGCAACTGCCCTGGTGGAGCTGGGAGTTGTGGACACCGTGTCCGACGCCTTCACCACCGAGTGGCTGGCCGACGGCGGACGTGCGTACGCGGCGAAGCACGAGCTGGACCCCTTCAAAGCGATCCGCCTGGTCAAGCAGGCGGGTGGCGTCGCGGTCTTCGCGCACCCGCAGGCCGTCAAGCGCGGCAAGGTCGTACCGGAGTCCACGATCGGCGATCTCGCGGCGCACGGCCTCGACGGCATCGAGGTCGACCACATGGACCACGACGCACCGACCCGCACCCGGCTGCGCTCCCTCGCGGGTGACCTCGGGCTGCTGACCACCGGGTCCAGCGACTACCACGGCAGCCGCAAGTCCGTGGAGCTCGGGGAGTACACCACCGACCCCGAGGTGTACGGCGAGATCACCCGGCGTGCGACGGGCGCGTTCCCGGTGCCGGGCGCCGGCGGACGCTGA
- a CDS encoding TetR/AcrR family transcriptional regulator: protein MTAIEQTEAARPRGTRLPRRARRNQLLGAAQEVFVAQGYHAAAMDDIAERAGVSKPVLYQHFPGKLDLYLALLDQHCESLLQAVRTALASTTDNKLRVAATMDAYFAYVQDEGGAFRLVFESDLTNEPAVRERVDRVSLQCAEAISDVIAGDTGLSKEESMLLAVGLGGVSQVVARYWLSSESTIPRDNAVQLLTSLAWRGIAGFPLHGAEGH from the coding sequence GTGACAGCCATCGAGCAGACAGAGGCAGCGCGCCCGCGGGGCACGCGCCTGCCGCGCCGAGCCCGACGCAACCAGCTCCTCGGGGCCGCCCAGGAGGTTTTTGTCGCGCAGGGGTACCACGCGGCCGCGATGGACGACATCGCCGAACGGGCCGGCGTCAGCAAGCCCGTGCTCTACCAGCACTTCCCGGGGAAGCTGGACCTCTATCTGGCCCTGCTCGACCAGCACTGCGAGTCGCTCCTCCAGGCGGTCCGCACGGCGCTGGCCTCGACCACGGACAACAAGCTGCGCGTGGCCGCGACGATGGACGCGTACTTCGCGTACGTACAGGACGAGGGCGGCGCCTTCCGCCTCGTCTTCGAGTCCGACCTGACGAACGAGCCCGCCGTGCGCGAGCGCGTGGACCGGGTGTCGCTGCAGTGCGCCGAGGCGATCTCGGACGTCATCGCGGGCGACACGGGCCTCTCCAAGGAGGAGTCGATGCTCCTCGCGGTGGGTCTCGGCGGCGTCTCGCAGGTGGTCGCCCGCTACTGGCTCTCCAGCGAGTCCACCATCCCGCGCGACAACGCCGTACAGCTGCTCACCTCGCTGGCCTGGCGCGGCATCGCGGGATTCCCGCTGCACGGGGCCGAGGGGCACTGA
- a CDS encoding DUF3107 domain-containing protein — MEVKIGVQHAPREIVLESGQSAEEVERAVAEALAGKAQLLSLSDDKGRKVLIPADRIAYVELGEPAQRRVGFGAL, encoded by the coding sequence GTGGAGGTCAAGATCGGCGTGCAGCACGCGCCCCGGGAGATCGTTCTGGAGAGCGGGCAGTCGGCCGAGGAGGTCGAGCGCGCGGTAGCGGAGGCGCTGGCCGGCAAGGCACAGCTGCTCAGCCTCTCGGACGACAAGGGCCGCAAGGTCCTGATTCCGGCCGACCGGATCGCGTACGTGGAGCTCGGCGAGCCCGCCCAGCGACGGGTCGGATTCGGCGCCCTGTAA
- a CDS encoding alpha/beta fold hydrolase, whose translation MSRPPTFAPPARTRAYPLLTSRGPFAVLDTSPARHTRGTALLLPGYTGSKEDFIAMLEPLAGAGFRTVAVDGRGQYESEGTDAQEAYAQAELARDVIAQACALDTPVHLVGHSLGGQIARAAVLLDPSPFASLTLMSSGPAQVTAEQQQKIKLLSDALAVMGMEQVWEAMRAMDPPAERESDDTDMRRRWMLHRPAQLIATGRQLATEPDRTDELAAVPLPLHVVSGERDDTWPVPLLDAMAERLGARRTVIRGAEHSPNTDRPAETSAALAAFWEGIQYEGV comes from the coding sequence ATGAGTCGGCCGCCCACCTTCGCCCCGCCCGCCCGCACCCGTGCCTACCCCCTCCTGACCTCGCGGGGACCGTTCGCCGTCCTGGACACCAGCCCCGCCCGGCACACCCGTGGCACCGCCCTCCTCCTCCCCGGGTACACCGGCAGCAAGGAGGACTTCATCGCGATGCTGGAGCCTCTGGCCGGTGCCGGGTTCCGTACCGTTGCCGTCGACGGTCGCGGGCAGTACGAGTCCGAGGGGACCGACGCCCAAGAGGCTTACGCGCAGGCCGAGTTGGCCAGGGACGTCATCGCCCAGGCCTGCGCCCTCGATACCCCCGTGCACCTCGTCGGTCACTCCCTCGGCGGCCAGATCGCCCGGGCCGCCGTGCTCCTCGACCCCTCCCCCTTCGCCTCGCTCACCCTCATGTCCTCCGGTCCGGCCCAGGTCACCGCCGAACAGCAGCAGAAGATCAAGCTGCTCAGCGACGCGCTCGCGGTGATGGGCATGGAGCAGGTCTGGGAGGCGATGCGTGCCATGGACCCGCCCGCCGAGAGGGAGTCCGACGACACCGACATGCGGCGGCGCTGGATGCTCCACCGTCCGGCCCAACTCATCGCCACCGGCCGCCAGTTGGCCACCGAACCGGACCGCACCGACGAGCTCGCCGCCGTGCCCCTCCCGCTCCACGTCGTCTCGGGCGAGCGCGACGACACCTGGCCCGTGCCGCTCCTCGACGCGATGGCGGAGCGCCTCGGTGCCCGGCGCACCGTGATCCGGGGCGCCGAGCACTCCCCCAACACCGACCGGCCCGCCGAGACCTCGGCCGCGCTCGCCGCCTTCTGGGAGGGCATCCAGTACGAGGGCGTCTAG
- a CDS encoding DUF6758 family protein: MRGEPSCPKCGGRVRAPGLFADSWQCDVHGVVHPLQPVIPPSVEALGVVVHRAQVPVWMPWPLPVGWMFTGVACAGDDRSGGRATAVACSGPGPLGGIGELILVAEELGVGLGARYAGVEGPDPGPHMKVDEPPHTKVLAAGRPTPLWHVNAPADRAVFAGEARGLWLWAIVWPEQSGLLMYEELVLTDLRDAGGEVDLVPVGALSPRLLA, encoded by the coding sequence ATGAGGGGCGAACCCAGTTGCCCGAAGTGTGGTGGCCGGGTCAGGGCGCCCGGTCTCTTTGCCGACTCCTGGCAGTGCGACGTGCACGGTGTCGTGCATCCGCTGCAGCCCGTGATCCCGCCCAGCGTCGAGGCCCTCGGCGTGGTGGTGCACCGGGCGCAGGTCCCGGTGTGGATGCCCTGGCCCCTGCCCGTCGGATGGATGTTCACCGGAGTGGCGTGCGCGGGCGACGACCGCAGCGGCGGCCGCGCGACCGCCGTCGCCTGCTCGGGACCCGGACCGCTCGGCGGCATCGGCGAACTGATCCTGGTCGCCGAGGAGCTGGGCGTCGGACTCGGCGCGCGGTACGCGGGGGTCGAGGGCCCGGACCCCGGCCCGCACATGAAGGTCGACGAACCCCCGCACACCAAGGTCCTCGCCGCCGGCCGCCCCACCCCGCTCTGGCACGTCAACGCCCCCGCCGACCGCGCGGTCTTCGCGGGCGAGGCGCGCGGGCTCTGGCTCTGGGCGATCGTCTGGCCGGAGCAGTCGGGGCTGCTGATGTACGAGGAGCTGGTGCTCACCGATCTGCGCGACGCGGGCGGAGAGGTGGACCTGGTGCCGGTCGGGGCGCTCTCGCCGCGGCTGCTCGCGTAG
- a CDS encoding ferritin-like fold-containing protein, whose product METPDNAKTATDEAPAPTGIAAQDWETAGADPKYRAAVVDLLGALAYGELAAFERLAEDAKLAPTLGDKAALAKMASAEFHHFERLADRLTAIDADPTASMDPFAQALDDFHRQTAPSDWLEGLVKAYVGDSIASDFYREVAARLDTDTRQLVLAVLDDTGHGNFAVEKVRAAIEADPRVGGRLALWARRLMGEALSQAQRVVADRDALSTMLVGGVADGFDLAEVGRMFSRITEAHTKRMAALGLAA is encoded by the coding sequence ATGGAGACGCCTGACAACGCCAAAACCGCCACCGACGAAGCCCCTGCCCCGACCGGCATCGCAGCCCAGGACTGGGAGACGGCTGGAGCCGATCCCAAGTACCGCGCCGCCGTCGTGGACCTGCTCGGTGCGCTCGCGTACGGGGAGCTGGCGGCCTTCGAGCGGCTCGCCGAGGACGCCAAGCTCGCGCCGACGCTCGGTGACAAGGCGGCGCTGGCGAAGATGGCCTCGGCCGAGTTCCACCACTTCGAGCGACTGGCCGACCGGCTCACCGCGATCGACGCCGACCCGACCGCCTCGATGGACCCCTTCGCCCAGGCCCTGGACGACTTCCACCGCCAGACCGCTCCGTCGGACTGGCTGGAGGGCCTGGTCAAGGCGTACGTCGGCGACTCGATCGCCAGTGACTTCTACCGCGAGGTCGCGGCCCGCCTGGACACCGACACCCGCCAGCTGGTGCTCGCGGTCCTCGACGACACGGGCCACGGCAACTTCGCGGTGGAGAAGGTCCGCGCCGCGATCGAGGCCGACCCCCGCGTCGGCGGCCGGCTCGCGCTCTGGGCCCGACGCCTGATGGGCGAGGCCCTGAGCCAGGCCCAGCGCGTGGTCGCGGACCGCGACGCACTGTCGACGATGCTGGTCGGCGGGGTGGCGGACGGCTTCGATCTGGCTGAGGTGGGCCGGATGTTCTCGCGCATCACGGAAGCCCACACCAAGCGCATGGCTGCGCTGGGGCTGGCTGCCTAG
- a CDS encoding MFS transporter translates to MSEAEPGSLLRQPKAVWATAGASVVAFMGIGLVDPILPSIAKGLDATPSQVSLLFTSYFLITAVAMLVTGYVSSRIGGKKTLLVGLALVVVFAALSGTSGSVGELVGFRAGWGLGNALFVSTALAVIVGAAAGGSAAAILLYESALGLGMACGPLLGAALGNASWRYPFFGTAALMAIGFLCISAFLKEQPRPAKKTGLFDPIRALGHGGLASVAASAFFYNYAFFTVLAFTPFVLNMTPYKSGAVFFCWGLLLAVFSVLVAPRLQKRFGTLKVLGGSLVLLAADLVVLGYGSHTTAIVATIVSGAFIGLNNTVYTELALGVSDAPRPVASAGYNFVRWFAAAAAPFLAPHIEEWTDIHIPFVVAAAAAVVGAGVVWARRSALVHEEEEFAETHAAEDGVSVFAN, encoded by the coding sequence ATGAGCGAAGCCGAACCAGGAAGCCTCCTGCGGCAGCCGAAGGCCGTCTGGGCCACCGCGGGCGCATCCGTCGTCGCCTTCATGGGCATCGGCCTGGTGGACCCGATCCTGCCGTCCATCGCCAAGGGCCTGGACGCGACCCCCAGCCAGGTCTCGCTCCTGTTCACCTCGTACTTCCTGATCACCGCGGTCGCGATGCTGGTCACCGGCTACGTCTCCAGCCGTATCGGCGGCAAGAAGACCCTGCTCGTCGGGCTCGCGCTGGTCGTCGTCTTCGCCGCGCTCTCCGGCACCTCGGGCTCGGTCGGCGAACTCGTCGGCTTCCGGGCCGGCTGGGGGCTCGGCAACGCGCTCTTCGTCTCGACCGCGCTCGCCGTCATCGTCGGCGCCGCGGCCGGCGGCAGCGCGGCGGCCATCCTGCTGTACGAGTCCGCGCTCGGCCTCGGCATGGCCTGCGGCCCGCTGCTCGGCGCGGCCCTCGGCAACGCCAGCTGGCGCTACCCCTTCTTCGGGACCGCGGCCCTGATGGCCATCGGTTTCCTCTGCATCTCGGCGTTCCTCAAGGAACAGCCCAGGCCCGCGAAGAAGACCGGGCTCTTCGACCCGATCCGCGCCCTCGGCCACGGCGGGCTCGCCTCGGTCGCCGCCTCCGCGTTCTTCTACAACTACGCGTTCTTCACCGTGCTGGCCTTCACCCCGTTCGTGCTGAACATGACGCCCTACAAGTCCGGCGCGGTGTTCTTCTGCTGGGGCCTGCTGCTCGCCGTCTTCTCGGTCCTCGTCGCACCCCGCCTGCAGAAGCGCTTCGGCACGCTGAAGGTGCTCGGCGGCTCACTGGTGCTGCTCGCCGCGGACCTGGTGGTGCTCGGCTACGGCAGCCACACGACCGCCATCGTCGCCACGATCGTCTCGGGCGCCTTCATCGGCCTCAACAACACCGTCTACACGGAGCTGGCGCTGGGCGTCTCGGACGCGCCCCGTCCGGTGGCGAGCGCGGGCTACAACTTCGTCCGCTGGTTCGCGGCCGCCGCGGCCCCGTTCCTGGCGCCGCACATCGAGGAGTGGACCGACATCCACATCCCGTTCGTGGTGGCTGCCGCCGCCGCGGTGGTCGGGGCCGGTGTGGTGTGGGCGCGGCGCTCGGCCCTCGTACACGAGGAAGAGGAGTTCGCCGAGACGCACGCCGCCGAGGACGGGGTCTCCGTTTTCGCCAACTAG
- a CDS encoding MarC family protein, translating into MFDAAVFGSLFVTLFVIMDPPGITPIFLALTAGRPAKVQRKMALQAVMVAFGVIAVFGLLGQQILDYLHVSVPALMIAGGLLLLLIALDLLTGKTDEPTQTKDVNVALVPLGMPLLAGPGAIVSVILAVQHADTAAQQVSVWVAILAMHIVLWLTMRYSLLIIRVIKDGGVVLVTRLAGMMLSAIAVQQIINGVTQVIQNS; encoded by the coding sequence GTGTTCGACGCTGCCGTTTTCGGATCCCTCTTTGTCACGCTTTTTGTGATCATGGACCCCCCTGGGATCACCCCGATCTTCCTCGCCCTCACCGCGGGCCGTCCCGCCAAGGTCCAGCGCAAGATGGCGCTGCAGGCGGTGATGGTCGCCTTCGGCGTGATCGCCGTCTTCGGCCTGCTCGGCCAGCAGATCCTGGACTATCTGCATGTCTCCGTCCCCGCGCTGATGATCGCGGGCGGTCTGCTGCTGCTCCTGATCGCGCTCGACCTGCTCACCGGCAAGACGGACGAGCCGACGCAGACCAAGGACGTCAACGTCGCGCTCGTACCGCTCGGCATGCCGCTGCTCGCGGGTCCGGGTGCGATCGTCTCGGTCATCCTGGCCGTGCAGCACGCGGACACCGCGGCGCAGCAGGTCTCGGTCTGGGTGGCGATCCTCGCCATGCACATCGTGCTCTGGCTGACGATGCGCTACTCGCTGCTGATCATCCGTGTGATCAAGGACGGCGGGGTCGTGCTGGTGACGCGGCTCGCGGGCATGATGCTCTCCGCGATCGCCGTGCAGCAGATCATCAACGGCGTCACCCAGGTCATCCAGAACAGCTGA
- a CDS encoding suppressor of fused domain protein, with amino-acid sequence MDEVLALVEARLRSALGEPDARAAVTFLGTDRIEVLRFVDGDVVRYATLGMSAQPMADPTAALADPVKGPRAELVLSVRAGLADTDKVLRPLAVLAASPQVEGVIVAPGASLEVGDPLWPGAPFSSVLVAEPGGLVEDLDLDDPMDPVHFLPLLPMTPNEAAWKRVHGGQELQERWLAHGTDLRDPLRRSVTLD; translated from the coding sequence ATGGACGAAGTTCTTGCTCTGGTCGAAGCCCGGCTGCGCTCGGCGCTGGGCGAACCGGACGCCCGTGCCGCGGTGACCTTCCTCGGCACCGACCGCATCGAGGTCCTCCGGTTCGTCGACGGCGATGTGGTGCGCTACGCCACCCTCGGTATGTCCGCCCAGCCGATGGCGGATCCGACCGCCGCGCTCGCCGACCCGGTGAAGGGCCCGCGCGCCGAACTGGTCCTCTCGGTGCGGGCCGGTCTCGCAGACACCGACAAGGTGCTCAGGCCGCTCGCCGTACTGGCCGCGTCCCCGCAGGTCGAGGGCGTGATCGTGGCCCCGGGTGCCTCGCTCGAAGTCGGCGACCCGCTCTGGCCGGGGGCTCCGTTCAGTTCCGTACTCGTGGCGGAGCCGGGCGGTCTGGTCGAGGACCTCGACCTCGACGACCCGATGGACCCCGTCCACTTCCTGCCGCTCCTGCCGATGACGCCCAACGAGGCGGCGTGGAAGCGGGTGCACGGCGGCCAGGAGCTCCAGGAGCGCTGGCTGGCACACGGAACGGACCTGCGCGATCCGCTGCGCAGGTCCGTAACTCTCGACTGA
- a CDS encoding magnesium and cobalt transport protein CorA → MSMIRDLRAAVRPSVRKSNAPYSNYDSTRDPSASSAVVDCAVYREGVRVDGDACLTPRAAQHRVRDVGGFTWIGLHEPTEAEFSGIAAEFGLHPLAVEDAVHAHQRPKLERYDDTLFTVFKTIHYVEHAELTATSEVVETGEVMCFTGRDFVITVRHGGQGSLRALRHRMQSEPELLAKGPSAVLHAIADQVVDGYLAVASAVQDDIDEVEIDVFSEPAKGTSRGTDAGRIYQLKREVLEFKRAVSPLLRPLQLLSERPMRLIDPDIQKYFRDVADHLARVQEQVIGFDELLNSILQANLAQATVAQNEDMRKITAWAAIIAVPTMITGVYGMNFEHMPELHSQYGYPVAMAGIVGICLAIHRTLKRNGWL, encoded by the coding sequence ATGTCGATGATCCGTGACCTGCGCGCAGCGGTCCGTCCGTCCGTGCGCAAGAGCAACGCCCCGTACAGCAACTACGACTCCACCCGCGACCCCTCCGCCAGCAGCGCGGTCGTCGACTGTGCTGTTTACCGAGAGGGAGTGCGCGTCGACGGCGACGCCTGCCTCACACCGCGTGCGGCGCAGCACCGGGTGCGGGACGTCGGAGGCTTCACCTGGATCGGGCTGCACGAGCCGACCGAGGCCGAATTCTCCGGTATCGCCGCCGAGTTCGGGCTCCACCCGCTGGCCGTCGAGGACGCGGTCCACGCACACCAGCGGCCCAAGCTGGAGCGGTACGACGACACGCTCTTCACCGTCTTCAAGACCATCCACTACGTCGAGCACGCCGAGCTCACCGCGACCAGCGAGGTCGTCGAGACCGGCGAGGTGATGTGCTTCACCGGCCGGGACTTCGTCATCACGGTCCGGCACGGCGGCCAGGGCTCGCTGCGGGCGCTGCGCCACCGCATGCAGTCGGAGCCCGAGCTGCTCGCGAAGGGCCCCTCGGCGGTGCTGCACGCGATCGCCGACCAGGTCGTGGACGGCTATCTGGCGGTGGCGTCGGCCGTGCAGGACGACATCGACGAGGTCGAGATCGATGTCTTCTCCGAGCCGGCGAAGGGCACTTCGCGCGGTACGGACGCGGGCCGTATCTACCAGCTCAAGCGCGAGGTCCTCGAATTCAAGCGGGCCGTCTCACCGCTGCTGCGGCCGCTGCAGCTGCTCAGCGAGCGGCCGATGCGGCTGATCGACCCCGACATCCAGAAGTACTTCCGTGACGTGGCGGACCACCTGGCGCGGGTGCAGGAGCAGGTGATCGGCTTCGACGAGCTGCTCAACTCGATCCTGCAGGCCAACCTGGCGCAGGCGACGGTCGCGCAGAACGAGGACATGCGGAAGATCACGGCGTGGGCGGCGATCATCGCCGTCCCCACGATGATCACCGGCGTGTACGGGATGAACTTCGAGCACATGCCGGAGCTGCACTCGCAGTACGGGTACCCGGTGGCGATGGCGGGGATCGTCGGCATCTGTCTGGCGATCCACCGCACGCTGAAGCGGAACGGCTGGCTCTGA
- a CDS encoding DEAD/DEAH box helicase: protein MTLPVALSGSDVIGQAKTGTGKTLGFGLPLLERVTVPADVEAGRAAPEKLTDAPQALVVVPTRELCQQVTNDLQTAGKVRNVRVLAIYGGRAYEPQVEALKKGVDIIVGTPGRLLDLAGQKKLNLGHIRALVLDEADEMLDLGFLPDVERIMNMLPPRRQTMLFSATMPGAVIGLARRYMSQPTHIRATSPDGEGQTVANITQHIFRAHSMDKPELVSRILQADGRGLAMIFCRTKRTAADIAEQLATRGFSSGAVHGDLGQGAREQALRAFRNGKIDVLVCTDVAARGIDVDDVTHVINYQSPEDEKTYLHRIGRTGRAGKSGTAITLVDWDDIPRWKLINKALDLPFDEPEETYSTSEHLYELLGIPAGTKGVLPRAERTRAGLGAEELEDLGETGGRGRKSAPAAAAPVREREERAPRTPRQRRRTRNGAPLGSETAETAVAAPAPAPVAEEAAAEEPRTPRRRRRTRVAVADAVAEAAVVTPAPVVEAEPEVKPKRRTRVAKPEVADEPDFQMAPLVEPEPKPKRKRAAAKPKVTAEATPEAAEADAEAKPRRRRTRAPKATQPES from the coding sequence ATGACGCTCCCCGTCGCGCTCTCCGGATCCGACGTCATCGGCCAGGCCAAGACCGGCACCGGCAAGACGCTCGGTTTCGGTCTGCCGCTGCTCGAGCGCGTCACCGTCCCCGCCGACGTCGAGGCCGGCCGTGCCGCGCCGGAGAAGCTGACCGACGCCCCGCAGGCGCTCGTCGTCGTCCCCACCCGTGAGCTGTGCCAGCAGGTCACCAACGACCTGCAGACCGCCGGCAAGGTCCGTAACGTCCGCGTTCTCGCGATCTACGGCGGCCGGGCGTACGAGCCGCAGGTCGAGGCCCTGAAGAAGGGCGTCGACATCATCGTCGGCACCCCGGGCCGACTGCTCGACCTGGCGGGCCAGAAGAAGCTCAACCTCGGTCACATCCGCGCGCTCGTCCTCGACGAGGCCGACGAGATGCTGGACCTGGGCTTCCTGCCCGACGTCGAGCGCATCATGAACATGCTGCCGCCGCGCCGCCAGACGATGCTCTTCTCGGCAACCATGCCGGGTGCGGTCATCGGCCTCGCGCGCCGCTACATGTCGCAGCCGACGCACATCCGGGCGACCTCGCCCGACGGCGAGGGCCAGACCGTCGCCAACATCACGCAGCACATCTTCCGCGCCCACTCGATGGACAAGCCGGAACTGGTCTCGCGCATCCTGCAGGCCGACGGCCGCGGGCTCGCGATGATCTTCTGCCGTACGAAGCGGACCGCCGCGGACATCGCCGAGCAGCTGGCCACCCGTGGCTTCTCCTCGGGCGCCGTCCACGGCGACCTCGGCCAGGGTGCGCGCGAGCAGGCCCTGCGCGCCTTCCGCAACGGCAAGATCGACGTGCTGGTCTGCACCGACGTCGCCGCGCGCGGTATCGACGTCGACGACGTGACGCACGTCATCAACTACCAGTCCCCCGAGGACGAGAAGACGTACCTGCACCGCATCGGCCGCACCGGCCGCGCGGGCAAGTCGGGTACGGCGATCACGCTCGTCGACTGGGACGACATCCCGCGCTGGAAGCTGATCAACAAGGCGCTGGACCTGCCGTTCGACGAGCCGGAGGAGACGTACTCCACCTCCGAGCACCTCTACGAACTGCTGGGCATTCCGGCCGGTACGAAGGGTGTTCTGCCGCGGGCGGAGCGCACGCGTGCGGGTCTGGGTGCTGAGGAGCTCGAGGACCTGGGCGAGACGGGTGGCCGTGGACGCAAGTCCGCGCCCGCCGCGGCCGCTCCGGTACGTGAGCGGGAGGAGCGCGCGCCGCGTACGCCGCGGCAGCGTCGGCGCACGCGCAATGGCGCCCCGCTGGGCAGCGAGACGGCCGAGACCGCTGTCGCCGCGCCTGCGCCCGCACCCGTCGCCGAAGAGGCCGCTGCGGAGGAGCCGCGCACGCCGCGGCGCCGTCGCCGTACGCGCGTCGCTGTCGCGGACGCGGTCGCCGAGGCGGCTGTCGTGACGCCGGCGCCGGTCGTCGAGGCCGAGCCGGAGGTCAAGCCGAAGCGTCGTACGCGGGTCGCGAAGCCCGAGGTCGCCGACGAGCCGGACTTCCAGATGGCCCCCCTGGTCGAGCCCGAGCCGAAGCCGAAGCGCAAGCGCGCGGCGGCCAAGCCGAAGGTGACGGCGGAGGCGACCCCCGAGGCGGCCGAGGCCGACGCGGAGGCCAAGCCGCGTAGGCGCCGGACGCGAGCCCCGAAGGCCACGCAGCCCGAGAGCTGA
- a CDS encoding NYN domain-containing protein: protein MNDDADIGAHLQRTNDLLTRMLAEVAKTPSTHAIFVDAGYVYAAGGLLVTGTEDRRSFDLDAEGLIEAFIDKARIIFADSRLLRVYWYDGARRRIHTPEQQSIAELPDVKVRLGNLNANNQQKGVDSLIRTDLESLARHRAISDAALVGGDEDLVSAVEAAQGYGARVHLWGIEAAEGMRNQAEPLLWEVDSQRTFDLDFCKPYVTRRPVTTYEQESTPLPTREDIRFVGAQIAATWLSERGREALAELLPNRPYLPGPVDQELLVDAERLLQRSLRGHGDLRRALRDGFWNHLQSQY from the coding sequence ATGAATGACGACGCAGACATCGGCGCTCACCTGCAGCGCACCAACGACCTCCTCACGCGCATGCTCGCCGAGGTCGCCAAGACCCCGTCCACGCACGCGATCTTCGTGGACGCCGGATATGTGTATGCCGCGGGCGGCCTGCTGGTCACCGGGACCGAGGACCGCAGATCCTTCGACCTCGACGCGGAGGGCCTGATCGAGGCCTTCATCGACAAGGCGCGGATCATCTTCGCGGACAGCAGGCTGCTGCGGGTGTACTGGTACGACGGCGCCCGGCGTCGCATCCACACCCCCGAGCAGCAGTCCATCGCCGAGCTCCCCGACGTGAAGGTGCGCCTGGGCAACCTCAACGCCAACAACCAGCAGAAGGGCGTCGACTCCCTGATCCGCACCGATCTGGAGTCCCTCGCCCGCCACCGCGCCATCTCCGACGCGGCCCTGGTCGGCGGCGACGAGGACCTCGTCTCCGCCGTCGAGGCGGCGCAGGGGTACGGGGCGCGGGTCCACCTCTGGGGGATCGAGGCCGCGGAGGGCATGCGCAACCAGGCCGAACCGCTGCTCTGGGAGGTCGACAGCCAGCGCACCTTCGACCTGGACTTCTGCAAGCCGTACGTGACGCGGCGGCCGGTCACCACGTACGAGCAGGAGTCCACGCCGCTGCCCACCCGCGAGGACATCCGCTTCGTCGGCGCCCAGATCGCCGCGACGTGGCTCTCGGAGCGGGGGCGCGAGGCGCTGGCCGAGCTGCTGCCCAACCGCCCGTATCTGCCGGGCCCGGTGGACCAGGAGCTCCTGGTCGATGCGGAGCGGCTGCTCCAGCGGTCGCTCCGCGGGCACGGGGACCTGCGGCGGGCGCTGCGCGACGGCTTCTGGAACCACCTGCAGTCGCAGTACTAG